From the Methanobrevibacter sp. genome, the window TATTATCCTACCTAAAATAATACCACCCCCTATGGTCAAGAGTTTGATTACTTATAACATTAGATTTTATAGATTAAATAGTTTTTATTTACTCTATACTCAAGTAAAAATTGCATTTAGTAGGTAATTAAAATAATTAATACATTTTTCAAGAAAATATTCATTTTATTTTTAAAAAATTAAAATCTAAACCTATAACTAATTAATAAACAGAAAAAAACATGTATTAAAATCATATAAATAAAATCACCTATATTATTGAATTATTAATTACAATTGGAAAATGTGTATCTAATGATTATACTTTTGAAACTAAACTGGAAACATGGTTAGTATATGCTAACTGGCCACTATAAATAAAAACAAAAATAAAATTATAAAACAGGTGTTTTTACATGATTAATGAATTGGAAATATGTCCCATTGAAAATACTGTGAAGTTACTTAACCGCAAATGGACAATATTACTAATAAGGGACATGTTTTCGGGAAAAAAACATTTTTTAGAGTTTAAAGAAAATAAACCTGACCTATCCAATAATGTATTATCAGATACTCTAAAATCAATGGAAAAAAATAAGCTCGTTTTAAAGAAAGTTTCAAATAATTCCACCGAATACCATTTGACTGAAAGAGGCTTGAAATTAAACAAAGTCCTGTATGAACTGGCAGTCTTCGGATTGGATGAAATGGAATGTGGCGATGAGAGAGATTTGGAAATAATCAACATGTTTAAAGACTATTATGCAAATTTACTGAATTTGAGTGATTGAATGAAAGCAGCTATATTAAATAAATATGACAAAAACG encodes:
- a CDS encoding helix-turn-helix domain-containing protein, which gives rise to MINELEICPIENTVKLLNRKWTILLIRDMFSGKKHFLEFKENKPDLSNNVLSDTLKSMEKNKLVLKKVSNNSTEYHLTERGLKLNKVLYELAVFGLDEMECGDERDLEIINMFKDYYANLLNLSD